One Buchnera aphidicola (Anoecia corni) genomic region harbors:
- the rplA gene encoding 50S ribosomal protein L1, translating to MKRISKRMKRVYENIDVKNNFDIITGLSLLKKTSYSNFVESVDASIHLGIDSKQPNQNVKGTVTYPFGLGKSIIVVVFTQELNSQLAKESGADFVGMEDLAEKIKNKNIKPDVVIASPDAMNIVGKLGPFLGPRGLMPNPKLGTVTDNIKNAVINAKKGQFYYKNDKNGIIHAAIGNISFTENNLKENLLTLLLALRKSKPVHSKGQFIQKISLSTTMGASVIVDKSSLNISLV from the coding sequence GTGAAAAGAATTTCAAAGAGAATGAAGCGTGTTTATGAAAATATAGATGTTAAAAATAATTTCGATATAATAACTGGACTTTCTTTATTAAAAAAAACATCTTATTCTAATTTCGTTGAAAGTGTTGATGCATCAATTCATTTAGGTATAGATTCTAAACAACCTAATCAAAATGTTAAAGGAACAGTAACTTATCCTTTCGGGTTAGGAAAATCTATTATTGTTGTGGTTTTTACACAAGAACTCAATTCACAATTAGCTAAAGAATCTGGTGCTGACTTTGTAGGAATGGAAGATTTAGCTGAAAAAATAAAAAACAAAAATATTAAACCTGATGTAGTAATTGCATCTCCGGATGCTATGAATATAGTAGGGAAGTTAGGACCATTTTTAGGTCCTAGAGGATTAATGCCTAACCCAAAATTAGGAACAGTTACTGATAATATAAAAAATGCAGTTATTAATGCAAAAAAAGGTCAATTTTATTATAAAAATGATAAAAATGGTATTATTCATGCTGCTATAGGAAATATTTCTTTTACAGAAAATAATTTAAAGGAAAATTTGTTAACCTTATTATTAGCTTTAAGAAAGTCAAAACCTGTTCATTCAAAAGGTCAATTTATACAAAAAATTTCATTATCTACTACTATGGGTGCTTCAGTTATAGTAGATAAATCGAGTTTAAATATATCCTTAGTATAA
- the rplK gene encoding 50S ribosomal protein L11, whose translation MAKKVHSFVKLQVLAGMANPSPPVGPALGQRGVNIMEFCKLFNSRTKDIEKGLPVPVIIKVFSDKTFTFVIKTTPASVLIKKTIGIKSGSSKANQEKVGVITQKQLESIAKIKEKDMTGSSLENIVRCIEGTAKSMGVTVEK comes from the coding sequence ATGGCAAAAAAAGTTCATTCTTTTGTAAAATTACAGGTTTTAGCAGGAATGGCAAATCCTAGTCCACCAGTAGGTCCGGCGTTAGGACAAAGAGGAGTTAACATAATGGAATTTTGTAAATTATTTAATTCTAGAACAAAAGATATAGAAAAAGGACTACCTGTTCCTGTCATTATTAAAGTTTTTTCTGATAAAACATTTACTTTTGTTATAAAAACAACACCTGCTTCTGTATTAATAAAAAAAACAATAGGAATTAAATCTGGATCCAGTAAAGCTAATCAAGAAAAAGTAGGGGTAATTACTCAAAAACAATTAGAAAGTATTGCGAAAATAAAAGAAAAAGATATGACAGGTTCTAGTTTAGAAAATATTGTTAGATGTATTGAAGGAACAGCAAAATCAATGGGTGTAACTGTGGAGAAGTAG
- the nusG gene encoding transcription termination/antitermination protein NusG translates to MDSKIKKRWYVLQAFSGFETKVVNSINEQIKLHSMEHMFGKIMVPTEEVVEIRRGQKKKSEYKFFPGYVLIHMVMNNDSWHLIRSVPRVLGFIGGTTERPLPISDKEVDAIISRLEKIGNKPRPKTLFEPGETVRIKDGPFSDFNGVVEEIDYDKNRLTVSVSIFGRATPVELDFSQVEKN, encoded by the coding sequence ATGGATTCTAAAATAAAAAAACGTTGGTACGTTTTGCAGGCTTTTTCTGGTTTTGAAACAAAAGTAGTAAATTCTATTAATGAACAGATAAAATTACATAGCATGGAGCATATGTTTGGAAAAATTATGGTTCCTACAGAAGAAGTTGTGGAAATTCGTAGAGGACAGAAGAAAAAAAGTGAATATAAATTTTTTCCAGGATATGTTTTAATTCATATGGTTATGAATAATGATAGTTGGCATTTAATACGCAGTGTACCTCGTGTTTTAGGGTTTATAGGAGGAACAACGGAACGACCTTTACCTATAAGCGATAAAGAAGTTGATGCAATTATAAGTAGATTAGAAAAGATAGGAAATAAACCAAGGCCAAAAACGTTATTTGAACCAGGTGAAACAGTTAGAATAAAAGATGGTCCGTTTTCAGATTTTAACGGTGTAGTAGAAGAAATTGATTATGATAAAAACAGGTTAACGGTATCAGTATCTATTTTCGGAAGAGCTACTCCTGTAGAATTAGATTTTTCGCAAGTAGAAAAAAATTAA
- the secE gene encoding preprotein translocase subunit SecE, whose protein sequence is MGYNCQLKTLFNIKEWHKWLFIFLSYCSIEISNFYREKLCIFLHIIILSVFFICIVITVFCTKIGRYVINLLIESKKEIKNVICPSIKDTFYTSLFIIVITVLMSLVIYGIDKTFFYLISCIIKLGC, encoded by the coding sequence ATGGGATATAATTGCCAGTTAAAAACGCTTTTCAATATAAAAGAATGGCATAAGTGGTTATTTATTTTTTTGTCTTATTGTAGTATAGAAATAAGTAATTTTTATAGAGAAAAGTTATGTATTTTTCTTCATATTATAATACTAAGTGTATTTTTTATTTGTATAGTAATAACAGTGTTTTGTACAAAAATTGGAAGGTATGTAATTAATTTATTAATAGAATCAAAAAAAGAAATAAAAAATGTTATTTGTCCTAGTATTAAAGACACTTTTTATACTTCTCTATTTATCATAGTGATTACAGTTTTAATGTCGTTAGTTATATATGGAATAGATAAAACATTTTTTTATTTAATATCGTGTATAATTAAATTAGGATGTTAA
- a CDS encoding methylenetetrahydrofolate reductase has translation MSISFEFFPPKNEKSITQLLSDINQFKSLNPSFISITCSPNKTTTNKTYKLIKKIRKNNQIHTVPHITCVNHNKRELQTIAKKYWENGIKSILALRGDRINKSNSNTMYAIDLINILKTIENFKIYVAAYPEVHPEAKNATFDLLNLKNKFLAGANSAITQFFFNANTYLRFRDKCSKIGIHNDLIPGILPIINIQQLKQFSSMTNVDIPNKIFNLLNNLTPNSIPFHIASSYITNSIIDVLYKEGVRKFHFYTLNKLYLTYSIAHILKIENF, from the coding sequence ATTTCTATATCTTTTGAATTTTTTCCTCCTAAAAACGAAAAATCAATTACACAACTTCTTTCAGATATAAATCAATTTAAATCTCTTAATCCATCTTTTATTTCTATAACTTGTAGTCCAAATAAAACAACAACAAACAAAACTTATAAATTAATAAAAAAAATAAGAAAAAATAACCAAATACATACAGTTCCTCACATAACTTGTGTTAATCATAACAAACGAGAACTTCAAACTATTGCTAAAAAATACTGGGAAAATGGGATTAAATCTATTCTTGCATTACGCGGAGATAGAATAAACAAATCTAATTCTAATACAATGTATGCAATAGACTTAATTAACATATTAAAAACAATAGAAAATTTTAAAATTTACGTTGCCGCTTATCCAGAAGTTCATCCGGAAGCTAAAAATGCCACTTTTGATTTATTAAACTTAAAAAATAAATTTTTAGCTGGAGCTAATAGCGCTATTACACAATTTTTTTTTAATGCAAATACATATTTAAGATTCAGAGATAAATGTTCTAAAATTGGAATACATAATGATTTAATCCCAGGAATATTACCAATTATTAATATACAACAGTTGAAACAATTTTCTTCAATGACTAATGTGGATATTCCAAATAAAATATTTAATTTATTAAATAATTTAACACCTAATTCTATACCATTTCATATAGCATCTTCATACATTACCAACTCTATAATAGATGTTCTTTACAAAGAAGGAGTTAGAAAATTTCATTTTTATACATTAAACAAATTATACTTAACATATTCTATCGCCCATATATTAAAAATAGAAAATTTTTAG
- a CDS encoding argininosuccinate synthase, with protein sequence MQKTQKNTVVLAYSGGLDTSAIIPWIKENYSYEVIAFVANIGQSEKDLIDIKKKAIYSGAKQCYIYDLRYDFVTKYIYPMLKTGALYEKQYLLGTALARPVIAKAQVELALKTNSIALCHGATGKGNDQIRFEMAYAALAPKLKIIAPWREWKISSREELITYLKNKNIPTTTTVEKIYSKDENCWHISTEGGQLEDPWKEPNIDCWSWTKDPKKTSSNPEKVLISIQNGEIIKINNKKLNPLECLNLLNSIGSHHGIGRVDIVENRLIGIKSRGCYETPGGTIMNIAIRAIEQLVLDRESFKWREQIGLEMSYVIYDGRWFTPLRQSLQSAANSLSNVINGEVVLELYKGNVIPIQKKSHNSLYLKKYATFSQDDIYNQKDAQGFINLYSISSRIRSLNKIKLENK encoded by the coding sequence ATGCAAAAAACTCAAAAAAACACAGTTGTACTAGCATACTCAGGAGGATTAGATACTTCAGCTATTATTCCTTGGATTAAAGAAAATTATTCTTATGAAGTAATAGCATTTGTCGCTAATATTGGACAATCTGAAAAAGATTTAATCGATATCAAAAAAAAAGCTATTTATTCTGGAGCTAAGCAATGTTATATATATGATTTGCGTTATGATTTTGTAACTAAATATATATATCCTATGCTTAAAACTGGAGCTTTATATGAAAAACAGTATTTATTAGGAACCGCTTTAGCTAGACCTGTAATAGCTAAAGCACAAGTTGAATTAGCTTTGAAAACTAATTCAATAGCATTATGCCACGGAGCAACAGGAAAAGGTAACGATCAAATACGATTTGAAATGGCTTACGCAGCTTTAGCTCCTAAACTAAAAATTATTGCTCCATGGCGTGAATGGAAAATATCTTCCAGAGAAGAATTAATAACCTACTTAAAAAACAAAAATATTCCTACAACTACTACTGTAGAAAAAATTTATAGTAAAGATGAAAATTGCTGGCATATTTCGACAGAAGGAGGACAACTGGAAGATCCATGGAAAGAACCTAATATTGACTGCTGGAGTTGGACTAAAGATCCAAAAAAAACTTCTAGTAATCCAGAAAAAGTTTTAATTTCTATACAAAATGGAGAAATAATAAAAATAAATAACAAAAAATTAAACCCATTAGAATGCTTAAACTTATTGAACTCTATTGGATCACATCATGGTATAGGAAGAGTCGATATAGTAGAAAACAGACTAATTGGAATAAAATCTCGAGGTTGTTATGAAACACCTGGTGGAACTATTATGAATATTGCAATTAGAGCAATAGAACAATTAGTTTTAGATCGAGAAAGTTTTAAATGGAGAGAACAAATTGGATTAGAAATGTCTTACGTAATATACGATGGACGTTGGTTTACTCCATTAAGACAATCACTACAATCTGCTGCAAATTCTCTTTCTAATGTTATTAACGGAGAAGTAGTATTAGAACTTTACAAAGGAAATGTTATTCCTATTCAAAAAAAATCACACAATTCATTATATTTAAAAAAATATGCTACTTTTAGTCAAGATGACATATACAATCAAAAAGATGCACAAGGATTCATAAACCTATATTCTATTTCATCTAGAATCCGATCATTAAACAAAATTAAATTAGAAAATAAATAA
- the argH gene encoding argininosuccinate lyase, whose product MALWGGRFSKKPNDFFCTFNNSLDVDYKLAKYDILSSIAWSRTLTSINILTKLEQKKIEEALLVLLNKVKKNPKIMLNSNAEDIHTWIEQQLITMIGSLGKKLHTGRSRNDQVTTDLKLWCKYKVNKLMQEIKNLQKTLIITAELNIDIILPGYTHLQRAQPIVFSHWCLAYLEMFKRDNIRLKDSFKRMNLNPLGSGALSGTAWNIDRKSLSVDMGFSSETKNSLDSVSDRDYVLDLLSASAISMMHLSRFSEDLIFFNSGEANFIQLSDEITSGSSLMPQKKNPDCLELIRAKSGRVYGSLINTLVVFKGLPLSYNKDMQEDKEGLFDSLKTWSNCLKMASLVLKNMQINKKICRQAAEQGYSNATELADYLVKKGIEFRSAHNIVGNIVLEAIKKNKNLDQLDLLTFKKYSHVIDQDVYNHLKLENILEKRSSTGGICKRQILFAIKEAKKKFFNTK is encoded by the coding sequence ATGGCACTATGGGGAGGTAGATTTTCTAAAAAACCAAACGATTTTTTCTGTACATTTAATAACTCTTTAGATGTCGATTACAAATTAGCAAAATACGATATTTTAAGTTCTATTGCTTGGTCACGAACTTTAACTTCAATTAATATTTTAACAAAATTAGAACAAAAAAAAATTGAAGAAGCTTTGTTAGTACTACTTAATAAAGTAAAGAAAAACCCAAAAATAATGTTAAATAGTAACGCAGAAGATATTCATACTTGGATAGAACAGCAACTCATTACTATGATTGGTTCTTTAGGAAAAAAACTACATACAGGAAGAAGTAGAAATGACCAAGTAACAACTGATTTAAAATTGTGGTGCAAATATAAAGTAAATAAATTAATGCAAGAAATAAAAAATCTTCAAAAAACATTAATTATTACTGCAGAATTAAATATAGATATTATTCTTCCTGGGTATACACATTTACAAAGAGCTCAACCTATCGTATTTTCACATTGGTGTTTGGCTTATTTAGAAATGTTTAAAAGAGATAATATTCGTCTTAAAGATTCTTTTAAAAGAATGAACCTGAATCCTCTAGGATCTGGAGCGTTATCTGGAACAGCATGGAACATTGACCGAAAAAGTTTATCTGTAGATATGGGATTTAGTTCAGAAACTAAAAATAGTTTAGACAGTGTGTCTGATAGAGACTACGTACTAGATCTTCTTTCTGCTTCTGCAATTAGTATGATGCATTTGTCTAGATTTTCTGAAGATTTAATTTTTTTTAATTCAGGAGAAGCCAATTTTATTCAATTATCCGATGAAATTACATCTGGTTCTTCTTTAATGCCTCAAAAAAAAAATCCAGACTGTTTAGAACTCATTAGAGCTAAATCAGGACGAGTATACGGATCTTTAATAAATACTTTAGTAGTTTTTAAAGGATTACCTCTTTCTTATAATAAAGACATGCAAGAAGATAAAGAAGGTCTTTTCGATTCTTTAAAAACATGGAGTAACTGTTTAAAAATGGCTTCTTTAGTTTTAAAAAATATGCAAATAAATAAAAAAATTTGTCGTCAAGCAGCAGAACAAGGATACTCAAATGCTACAGAATTAGCAGACTATCTAGTAAAAAAAGGAATAGAATTTCGTTCTGCACACAACATTGTGGGAAATATAGTACTAGAAGCAATTAAAAAAAATAAAAATTTAGATCAATTAGACTTATTAACTTTTAAAAAATATTCTCATG